TAAGTATTGAAAGTGCTTCATTTACAAGAATTTCTTCTTTGCTATTTCCCATATTTTTTCTACTTCTTCTAAGGTAAGGCCTGCTCCTAATCCAATTTTTAAAGCAAGTTCTTTGGTTAAAAGATCAGAAGGGCTATGAGCATCAGAATTAATTATTAAATTGGCACCATATTTTTTGGCAAGAGAAACAACATGTCCATTTGTGAAACAATGACCTTTTCTTCCAGAAATTTCTAAAAATACTCCCTTTTCAGCAGCTAATTTTACTTCCTCATCTTTTATAAGCCCGGGATGAGCTAAAATATCTGCTCCTCCAAGTATAGCCGAAAGGTTAGTGCCCTCTGCAACTGGTTCTACAATTGTTTCTCCGTGAACCACTACAATTTCTGCTCCGCATTTTCTTGAATCTTTTATAAGTTCTGGAATAAATTCTGGAGGGACATGGGTTAACTCTATTCCTACAATAAGCCGAGGTTTTAAGCCTTGAAATACATTTTTTATTTTTAATAAACTTTTAATAATAAATTCAAAATTGGAATGATCTGCATGATCTGTAATAGCTATAGCTGAATATCCTAAAACTTTTACTCTTCTCCATATTTCAGCAGGAATAAGTTCTCCATCACTAAAAGTTGAATGGCAATGAAAATCTATCATTGAAAATTAAATTACATTTTGTATTTGAAAAGCTTAGGATCAAGATTTTCCAAAATTTCTTTAAGTTTCTCTTTTTCTTCTTCAGTAGTAACAACCAATTCTCCTTCTTTTTCAGTTGAAGGAGTTTCAGTATAGAGTTGACTTTTTTGTAATACCTCTTCATTTACAAATATTTCAGCTCCTGTTCTTAAGGCAAGAGCAACTGCATCGCTTGGTCTTGCATCAATATCATAAGTTTTTCCTTCAATATTAAGAGTGATAATAGCATAGTAAGTATTTTCCCTAAGATCTACGATTTCTATTTTTGGAATCTTTACACCTAAAAAATCAAAAATGTTTTTCATTAAATCATGAGTTAAAGGTCTTGGAAATTGAATATTTTCAAGTTTTGCAGCAATAGAAGTTGCCTCTAAAACTCCTATCCAAATAGGAAGAATTCTATCTCCGTCAACTTCTTTTAGAAGCATAACCGGACTATTTGATAGAGGATCCATCGCTATTCCATGTATAACCATTTTTATTTTCATCCCTTCTATCCCTCCTTTCAGATATTTTATCTGATACTGTAAATAATATACTAAGTCTTTATTGAAAATTGTCAACAGATTTATTGTTCAAAAAAGTTTGTACATGAAAATTTTTAGAAAAATTTAAAAAAACCTCTTGACAAAAAAAAAAAAAAAAAAAAAAAAAAAATTTATATAATTAAAATTGAAAATCAAATTCAAAATCAAAAAGGAGGTGGGTTATGAAAGTAGCAATTGCAGCCTTAGGAAATTCCGTTGATGCAGCTTATGCTCGCTATTTTGCTACTGCTACCCATTATTTTATTTATGATACAGAAACTGGAGAAGTAGAGGTGATGGAAAATACTGCAAGGAACCTTCCAGCCGGAAGAGGGGTGACCTTAGCTGATACTCTTATTAAAAAGGGAGTTAAAGCGGTTGTGGTTGAACTTATCGGTCCAAGACCTTTTAACATGCTTAAGGATGCAGAAGTTAAGGTTTATCCAGGACCAAAACTAAAAGTTCAAGATGTATTGAATGCGGTTAAAGCTGGAGAACTTGCTTCTCCTTTGACAGCCCCAACAGAAGAACCACATGCTGGAGAACATGGCGCATGCGAGGAAGAAGTTAAATAATTTTTAAAAAGAGACGGATAGGAGTAAAAAAACTTCTATCCGCCCCTTAAAAATTGCAGGAGGTATTTTATGACTGTTGTAGTTTTAGGAGGACATGACCGATTTAAAAACCAATTAGAACAATACTCTAAAAAGATTGGTGTTAAACTTAAATTTATCAATAAGTGGTGCCCTTATGCATTTCATACTCTCAATTCAGCAGATTATATAATTGTAATCACTGGTTGTGTGTCCCATGAGCTTGTTAATTTAGCAAAAATAATTGATAAAACAAAATGCATCTTTTGCCATAAAAAAGGTCTCTGTGAAATAAAAAAGATTATTGACGAAATTAAAAATTCAAATAAAATTTCAATTCCAATTGAAAATGAAATGCAAAACAAATTACAGGAGGGAAGATGTCTGGAAAGAGAAACGAAATAGTTCCTTTAGGACTTTTAAGAGAGGGAGAGGTAGGGGAAATTTATTCTCTTCCTGATCTAAGTTTAGAGGCTGAATTTTGGGGTGGTCCAGGAGGTTGGGGTGGTTGGGGGCATTGTTTTAGAAGGAGAAGAAGGTTTTGCCAAAGGATAAGTTCTATGGGATTAAAACCTGGGCAAATAGTTGAAGTAAAACAAAACAGACCCGGTAATCCTATGCTTCTTAAAGTAGGAGAAACTTTTATAGCTCTAAGCAGAAGGGTAGCTATGGGAATAAAAGTAATAAAAAGAGGGTAAAGGGATGAGCATTCGAAAATGTGGTAAATTTCCCCTTTACCCTTTATCTGAAATTCCTTTAGAAGAGCCGGTTGAGGTGATTTGTATTTCCGATTTTGATCTAAGCTTGAGACTAAAAAGTATTGGAATCCAAGAGGGAACTATTTTAGAGGTCATTCATCAAGATCTCTCAGGAGAGCGTATGGTGGTTAAAATTGATGAAAGCAGGATTGCTTTAGAGAGAGGTATCCTTAAGCAGATTTTAGTAAGACCCCTAAAATCTTCTTATGAGATTTTAAGAGATTTTGCCAGATTTGACCAATTAACAGGGCTTTTAACCCGGCAATTTGCTGAAAATTTACTAAAGAGAGAATTAACTAATCCTCCTTATTGTTTTGTTTTGGCAGATATAGATAATTTTAAAAAAATTAATGACACCTTTGGGCATCAAGCAGGAGACCAAGTTTTAAAAGAGATTGCCCAAATTATTAAAAACTGCCTTAGAAAAACTGACTTTGCTATTCGGTGGGGTGGGGAAGAATTTGTTTTGTTTTTTAAAAATACCACCATCGATTTAGGAAAACTCATAACAGAACGTATAAGAAGGAAAATATTTGACCATATCATTTATTGGCAAGACCAAGGGTTAAGAGTTACTTTAAGCTTTGGAGTTTGTGGAGCTCCCCCTATTAGACCTTTAGAAAAACTTATTGAAATAACTGATAAAGCCCTTTATCAGGCTAAACGGCTTGGTAAAAATTTAGTATTTAGTTGTAAGGAGTAGTCCTATGTTAATTAGACAACATTTTTATGATTTTGAAATTGAAGAGCTTTGTTGCCAACTTGAGAGATGTAAAACTTTGATGATTACGGTACATCAAATTTGTGAAGTTTTGGTCAACCTTATGGAGAATAGAGATCCTTTTACTAAAGATCATTCTGAGAAGGTGGCAGTTTTTAGTTATATGCTTGCTTTAGAATTAGGGCTACCTCCAAAGGTTGCAGACCTAATTCACATTGGAGGGCATCTCCATGATGTAGGAAAGTTTTCCTTGCCTGACAGTATTTTAAAAAAGCCAGGACCTTTAACCAAGGAAGAATGGCAATTAGTCAAACAACATCCAGTTGTTGGAGCAAAATGCTTTGAAAATATTAAAATTTTTCAAGGAAAAGGTGGGGTAATAGAAATGATACTTTATCACCATGAAAGATGGGATGGTAAGGGCTATCCTTATGGACTTAGAAAAAGAGAAATACCTCTTTCTGCAAGGATTATAGCTGTGGCTGATGCTTTTTCAGCTATGATAGATAGACGCCCTTACCGAGAACCTCTAAGTTTTGATTTAGCCTTAGAGGAGTTAAAAAAGGTGCAGGCTCTCAATTTGACCCAGAGGTAGTAGAAGCCTTTCTTAACGTGGAACAAAAAATAAAAGCTTATTTAGGATTAATATAAAAAATTTACAGGAGGTGGTCGAGGAAATGCCAAAACTTTCAGAATCAAAAATTGGACAAAAAGTAAAAGTACTTTCTGTAGAAGGTCCACCTTTGGTAAAACAGCGCTTAAAAGAAATGGGGATAACTCCTGGAGTTGAACTTCAGATTGTTAGGGTTGCTCCTCTTGCAGACCCTGTTGACGTAGTAGTTAGAGGGTATCATCTATCCATAAGAAAAAAAGAAGCAGAATTAATTGAAGTGGAGGTGTTATCATGAAAGAAATAAAAATAGCAGTAGTAGGGAATCCAAACACAGGTAAATCAAGTTTGATAAATGCTATTGCTAAAGCCAAACTTCAGGTTGGTAACTGGCCAGGAGTAACTGTTGAAAAGAAAGAAGCGAAACTTTCCTATAAAGAATATACTCTCCATTTTATTGATTTACCCGGTGCCTATAGTCTAACTCCTTACAGCATTGATGAAGCTATTGCCAGGGACTTTCTTTTTCTTGAGGATTATGATGTTATTTTATGTGTGGTTGATACCACCAATCTTGAGAGAAATCTTTATTTTGTAGTTCAGCTTATGGAGCTTGAAAAGCCTTTAGTGCTTGCTTTAAATATGTTTGATGAAGCAAAAAGGCTCGGATATAAGGTTGATATACCACTTTTAGAGCAGATTCTTGAAGTAAGAGCTGTTCCAACGGTTGCAGTAAAAGAGCAAGGAATTGAGGAACTTAAGGAGGCTTTGGTTGAAGTTTTCGAGAAAAAGCTTGTTCCTAAGAGGCTCCCTTATGGAGAGGATTTAGAAAACTTGATAGAAAAAGTTGTATTTCATCTTAAAGCTTTTAATCCAGATTTAGAAAGAATTAGTTTAGGTGTAATTTTTAAGATTTTAGAAGGAGATGATGAATTAATAAACAAATTAGGACTTAAGTTTGATAAAAAGGAGATAGAAAACATAAGTAGTCATATAAAAACTGTTCATGAGGTAGGGCTTAATGATTATCTTCTTGATATAAGATATGGTTTAGCAACAGGAGTTACAAAAAAGGTTCTTCAACGTCCTGAAATTCGTAGAGAAACCCTTACAGAAAAGATTGATAAAATTGTTTTAAATAGGGTCTTAGGTATACCTCTTTTTCTCTTAATTATGTGGATTGCCTTTAAAATTGCATTTGATGTGGCAAATCCTTATATAGATTTTTTAGATAAGGCTATAAATGAGATTTTTAAGAAATGGATAGAGGCTGGACTTTCTTCCCTTGGTGCAGCAGATTGGTTGAGTTCTCTTGTACTTGATGGTATCGTAGGAGGGGTAGGAACGGTATTATCTTTCATTCCTATAATCGGAATGATAATGCTTATGATAACCTTTCTTGAAGCTACAGGATACATGGCAAGAGCAGCCTTTCTTATGGATAGGATTATGCGTTCTTTTGGGCTTCAAGGAAAGGCTTTTATACCTTTACTTATGGGGTTTGGTTGTAATGTGCCCTCAGTTTATGCTTGTAGAACTATGGAACAAGAGCATGAAAGAAAACTTACTATGTTTGTAATACCTTTTATGTCTTGTGGAGCAAGACTTCCTGTTTATGCCTTATTTGTTTCTGCCTTTTTTGCATCTTATTCAGCAGAAGTATTACTTTTTCTTTATGTACTTGGTATCGTAGTAGCTCTTACTATAGCAACTATTCTTCATAAAACTTATTTTAAAGGAGTTGGGGCTCCCTTTATTATGGAGCTTCCACCTTATCGTATGCCTACGCTCAAAAACCTTGCTATTCATACCTGGCTAAAACTAAGACATTTTGTAATAAAAGCAGGAACTTGGATTTTAGCTTTTAATATTATCGTATGGATGGCGTTAAACCTTCCTTGGAAGCCCGAAAAACCTGAAGATTCAGTTTTAGGTAAACTGGGACACGTAATCTCTCCGGTTTTTAAACCTCTTGGATTTGGGGATTGGGCAAGTAGTGCAAGCTTGTTAACAGGATTTCCTGCAAAAGAAGTAGTTGTTTCAACGATGGCTCAAATATACGGAGGAGAAGAAGAAAAAAGCGAAGAAAAGAGCTTATCTTTTAAAGATGACCTAAAAGATTTGATTTTAACCTTTGCTGAAAAAACCAAAGAGGCTGGACTTAATTTAGTTTCTTCTTTTAGGGTGGTAAGTATTTCTGCAGAAGTACCAGAGGAAGGTGCGGGAATTTTATCCGAGCTCCAAAAAAGATTTACCCCTGCTTCAGCCTTATCTTTTATGGTTTTTACTCTTCTTTATTTTCCTTGCATGGTTTATGCAGCAGCGGTTAAGACTGAGGCAGTGTCCTTAAAATTTGTTTTGCAGATCATACTTGTTACCTTAACAACCGCTTGGATAGTATCTTTTTTGGTTTATCAATTTGCAAGATTAATTTTTTAAAATTTTTTAATTATATTGTTGCAAAAATTTTAATTACATATTAATATGTGTGAAAATTTTTTGAAAACATAAAGAGGAGGTGGAAAAATGAGAAAAAGGGATTTAGCTGTTATATTAAGTGGATTAACATTGATTAGTGCTCAGGCACTTCCGGGATGGGGTTTTGAAGTAAATGAAAAATTATCCTTTGAAGGGACTTCTACCATAGTTTATCAATGGTTAGATGGATCAAATATTAAAAGTAAAAATAGAGGCTCAGGGGCAATTGACCTTGGGTTAAGCTTTAAACCCACTGAAAATAATGAATTTTATGTTCTTGGAAGCTTTGCAAGTGGAAATGGGCTGAAACCAGAAAATGTTTCCCCCTTTAAACTTAAGCCTAATGCTGATGATTTAGAAGATGATGTAAAAAATATAAATGGACATAAACAGCAAGATAATATTTTAGAACTGTGGTACGCCCATACTTTTAATTTTAGCAATGACACATCTTTAAAAATTACTGCAGGAATTATAGATGCAACAAAATACATTGCTGACAACCGTTTTGCTGATGATGAAATTACTCAATTTATGAATGAGGTTTTTGTAGACCCACCAGCTAATTTTACACCTCCAAGTTATGATTTAGGAATAGTTGCAGAATTAACAAAAGGTCCCTTTACTTTAAGAGCCCTTGGAATGACAACCAAAACTGAAATAGGAATTCCACAAGGAGAAGAAGAAGCAAAAGAAGGGTTTTATCAATATTATGCTCTTCAACTTGGATATAATTTAAAATCAAAATGGGGAGAAGGAAATTATAAAATATTTGGATGGTATACAAGCAATGATTTTTATAAAAGGAATGGAAAAGGTAAAGATTCTCGCTATGGTTTAGGAGTAGTAATTGACCAAGATCTTGGATTTATTAAAAATCCCTTTAGTAAAAATCCAATCGGATTTTTCTTACTCGGTGCTTGGGAGGATGATGATACCCAAGTTGATTATGATTATTACATTTCAGCAGGCTTTAATATACCTTTCTGCTTTCTTGGTAGAGAAGGAAATGAAATAGGTATTGGATATGCCTATTTAGATGGAGCTGATAAAGCAGACATTTCTAATACACATGCTGTTGAGGCTTATGCAAAATTTAATCTATTTTCCTATGAGAAGCTAAAATCTGATTTAACTTTAGATTTTCAATACATGAAAGATAATTATAAAAAAAGTAGCGAAGATAAAGAAGGATTTATAGTTGGATTTAGATGGAATCTTTCTTTTTAAATTTTTCTTGACTTTATTTTTTTAATTTTTAAAATTTTTTTAAAGATAAGAAATTATAGGAGGATGTTAAGAAAGGAGTGGGAAAAGTAACCAATTTATTGGATGTTGAGGGACGGAGGGGCAGGCTCCTTTGGAAGCTTAAAAGCCTACAAAAATTGGAGTCCTGTCCCTCTCTATTTTGCAAGCTATAACCTTATAATACAATAAAAATTGTAGGAGAATTACTATGAGCTGTATATTCTGTAAAATTGTTAATAAAGAAATTGCTTCTAACATTGTTTATGAAGATGAAAAAGTAGTTGCTTTTCATGATATTAATCCTCAAGCACCCTATCATATATTGGTTGTTCCTAAAAAACATATTTCTACACTTTTAGAAGTAACAGAGGAAGATAAAGAGCTTATAGGGCATATTTATTTAGTGATAAATAAAATTGCTAAAGACATTGGTTTTGATGAAAGAGGATATAGAGTAGTTGTTAATTGTAAGGAAGAAGCTGGTCAGACCATATTTCATCTTCATTTCCATGTCTTAGCAGGAAGAACGATGGGTTGGCCTCCAGGTTAAGAAACCTCAGGTATCTTTTCAATTCTTGGATATAAAGGTTTTCCTTTGCTTATTTGAGCTCCGGTTTTAAGTAAATTAAATCTAAAAACATTTTCCCAATTAATCTCATTTTCGCTTAAAGATAAGTTATTTAAAAGAATTTTAGAGGTTTCAGGCATAACTGGGTAGAGAGCAATTGCAAAACTTTTAATACTTTCTAAAAGCACTCTTATAATGGTTCCAGCCCTTTTTTCATTTTTCTTTTTTATTTCACTCCAAGGAGTAGTCCTATCTATATAAACATTTCCTCTTCTTATAGCTTCCCAAAGTCTTTCTAAAGCTTTATAAAAAAGAAATTGAGAAAAATATTTTTCATATTCTATAAGTGCAGACCTTACTTCTTCTAAAAATTCTTTATCTATATCTTTTAGCTCATCTAAGGAAGGAACTTTACTTTCGAAATATTTTTCAACCAGATTAAGGGTGCGATAAATTAGATTTCCGTAATCATTAGCTAAATCTGCATTTATTTTCGTTATGAAAGAAGAAATATTAAAGTCTGCGTCATAGCCAAATGCCATTTCTCTTAAAAGAAAGTATCTTAACTGATCCTTCCCAAATTTTTTAGCAACCTCAATGGGATCAACAATATTACCTAAGGATTTAGACATTTTTAATTTATCAACTAACCAATATCCATGCACAAGAAGTTTTTTATAAATAGGAAGTTCCATTGCTTTAAGCATAATGGGCCAATAAATAGCATGGGGCCTTAAAATATCTTTTGCAATAAAATGATGGGCATTTATCCACCAATCTTTCCATTCTGGATTTTCAGGATAGCCTATTCCAGAAAGATAATTAATTAAAGCATCAAACCATACATAGGTTACATAATTAGAATCAAAGGGAAGCTCTATTCCCCAAGAAAGTCTTGCCTTAGGACGGGAAATACAAAGGGGTGGAAGTTCTTCTTCAAGCATATTTAAAACTTCCTCTTTATAAAATTCCGGATAAATTAAATCATTTTTAGAAATATAATCCTTTAACCAAGCTCTATATTTTTCTAAATTAAAAAAATAATTTTTTTCTTTTATATGTTGTGGATAAATTTTATGATCTTTGCATTTTCCCTCTTCATCAAGTTCTTTTGAAGTTAAAAATCTCTCACAACCAATACAATAAAGTCCCTCATATTCGTCAAGATATATTTCTCCTTTTTCATAAAGTTTTTGCAAAATATATTGGACAACTTTTTTATGTTCCTGGGAGGTTGTTCTAATAAACTTGTTATAAATTATTCCAAAGTAGTCCCAGGTAATTTTAAAAGCTAAACTTATTTCATCTACAAAGACATGAGGTTCTTTTCCCTTATCTTTTGCAGATTTTTGGATTTTATCCCCATGTTCATCTGTTCCTGTAAGAAAAAAAACTTTCCAGCCCTTTAAAAGATAAAAGCGTGCTAAAGAATCTACTAAAATTGTAGTATAAGCATGCCCCAAATGGGGATAAGCATTAACATAGTAAATTGGTGTAGTAAGGTATATCCTCATCATTTTTTTACCCTTCATCAAGTTCTTTTAATTTCTCTTCCTCCATTACCTCTTCAGTTTCTTCTTCTATTAAAATCTTTATTTGGGAAACTGGAATTTGAATTATTTGTCCTTCTTTATTTTCTAAATAGGCTACCTTTTGGAAAATATTGTATTTTAAAATTTTATAGGGCTCTCCATTAATTCTTATTTTGTTCCCTATTTTAGGTAAATCCTGTAAAAACTCTTTGTAAATATCTTCTTCATAAGCCAAACAACATAAAAGTCTTCCGCAGGGACCGGAGATTTTATTAGGGTCTAAAATAAGTCCTTGTTCTTTTGCCATTCTAATAGAAAGCGGGATAAATTGTCTTAAAAATTTGGCACAACAAAATTCTTTCCCACAATATCCTATTCCTCCTATAAGAGCAGTTTCATTTCTGACCCCGATTTGTCTCATTTCAATCCTCATTCTCAAAGCCCTTGCAAGCTCTTTTACTAATTGTCTAAAATCTATCCTTCCTTCTGCGGTGTAATAAAAGATAATTTTGCTTCTATTAAAGAAACAATCAACTCTTACCAAATTCATTTCTATCCCAAGATCTTTTGCAAATTGTAAACAAAATTCTTTCCCCTTTTCTTCTATTTCTAATTTTTTCTCATACTCTTTAATCTCCTTAAAGGTTGCTTTTCTAATAACAAAAGGGATACCTTCTACATTAAAAGGTAATTTATAAGAATTTTCTGTTAAAATAAAAACTTCTTTTCTTCCGTCTGGTAATTTCGCAAGGACATAATTTCCTTTAAGCAAAGGTTTATTTAGTTTAAGAGCTTGGTCTGGAAATCCCTTTTTTAGAGTTCCTAAACTTAACCAAATACCTTTTGTGTTTTCCTTTTTATACATCTATCCCCCGATAGCTCTCATAGGTTTTAAAGTAAAATTTAAATTATGTTCAGAGGGTTTTATTTTTAAGGCTAAAGAAAAAGCCTCTTCCAAAGTTCCTTCACCTTTTCTTAAAATAGGTTTTAAATCTATCTCCTTATCAGAAAAAAGGCAAGGTCTTAATCTTCCATCTGCAGTAATTCTTAATCTATTACATTTATGACAAAAATGTTCAGAAATAGGAGAAATTAACCCAATTTTTCCTTTTGCTTCTTTCCATCTAAAAACTTTAGCTGGTCCCCCACCAAAAGAAGAATCAGGAATTAGTTCAGAAAAACTTTCTAAAACCTCTTTTATTTCTTTTATAGTAACAACGTGTTTTTCATTCCATAAGCTATTTTTTCCTATGGGCATAAATTCTATAAATCTAACTTCAACGGGTTTTTCTAAAGTAAGCTTAGCAAGGTCTAAAATCTCATCTTCATTAAAACCTCTTATTATTACAGTGTTTATTTTTACAGGATTAAATCCCAATTCCAAAGCTATATCAATACTTCTAAGAACTTTTTCAAATTCAGAAGTTCCTGTAAGTTTTTCAAATTTTTCTTTATTTAAAGTATCTAAACTTATGTTTATTCTTTTTAATCCTGCTTTTTTAAGTTTTTCGCCAAGAGTTTCTAAAAAAGAGCCATTTGTAGTAAGACTTAGGTCTTCTATTTCAGGAATTTGGGAAAGTTTTTCTACCAAATATTCTATATTTTTTCTTAAAAGAGGTTCTCCACCTGTTAATCTTATTCTTTTCCCACCTAATTTAGCAAAAACCTTTGCTATACTTTCTATTTCTTCAAATCTTAATATTTCTTCATGAGGAAGCCATTTCCAATTTTGATGAGTAAAACAATATATACATTTAAAATTGCACCTATCTGTTACAGAAACCCTTAAATATTCAATCTTTCTTCCTAAATGATCAATTAACATTTAAATTTTCCTTATACCAAGCTCTTACCTTATTAAAGATTTCTATAATTTCAGGTTGTTTATAATCTGGATAAGTCCAAGGAAGTTCCATATAGGTCTTATTTCTATAAATTAGAGTAACTTCAGCATAAACACCTTTACCTAAATATATTCTATGAGCATAGTCTTTAAAAGTTGAAAGAACTACTTTTGAAAGACCTAAATAACCTGGATCTAAATTAATTCTTCTATTTCCTAAAGAATCAGCAAAATTCTTCTCAATTTCGTAACATTTATATTTAAGGTCAATTAAATATTCAGGAGGCTTTAATTTTTCGAAAAAATAAATTCCCTTTTTTAAGTTTTCTCCCATTTCCTTAGCATAATAAGAAGTAAAAGATGAAAAATCATAAATTTTAGATTGAAAGATAGGGGAGCCGAGTTCAGGTTTTAAAAGATCAAGAGCCTTTTCCCATAAATCTAAATCTTTACCTGTAATAGCAACAAAATAAAGTTGTGGAGGTGGACTTTTAGGATGACTCATTTTTTTCTGAAAGAGGGATAGCTTCTTCTATAAGCATTATAGGAATATCTTCCTCTATAGGATAAAAAAGTTCGCATTTTTTACAATAAAATCCCTCTTTCTCATTCCATATTTTATAAATTAAATCTCCTTTACATTTAGGACAAGCTAATACCTTTAAATATTCTTGAATTTTTGCTTTTTCCATAAGATTTTTTTATAATATCACTTTTCAGAGTTTATGCAAATAATGAATTTAAAAGATAAAAATTGAATTTTTAAAGAATAGGTTGTAATACCTTTTTGATGATTTCTAAAAAAAGCCTAATATTTTCTATAATTTTTTCTTCTTCAGGTTTTTCAAAAAAAATAACATTTTTAATTTTTTCTAATTTTCCTACATCATCTGGGTCTAAAGATTCTACAGTTTTTCTCCAAAGCTCTTCAAATTCAGGAGGCTTTTCAGGAGGAAATACATAAGAAAGTGCCCAGACAGCTTTTAATCCTAAATTAAAAATTTCTTTAGCTTTTTTTTGAAGTTCAGAAGGATTTCCTTTTATTTTAGAAAAATCTTTAAATAAATCTAATGCATATCTATAATAGCTTTTAGCTCTTATGTAATAAACCATTTAAAAATATTTTAAAAGAGCTTATTAACCAGCTCTTTCTAAATATTTTCCTGTTCTTGTATCAACTTTTATTATATCTCCCTCATTTATAAAAAGAGGGACTTGAATTACAAGTCCTGTTTCAAGTTTTGCAGGTTTAGTTGCGGTTCCTACTGTATCTCCCTTAACTCCAGGCTCAGTTTCTATTACTTTTAATTCAACTACATTAGGAAGCTCTATACTTACCACTTTCCCTTTATGATATAAAACATATACATTTAAATTTTCTTTTAAATATTTTGATGCTTCTCCTACATCTTCCTCTTTTATATAAACTTGGTCATAATCTTCTAAATCCATAAAAACATATTGATCTCCTTCTTTATATAAATATTGCATTTCCTTTTCTTGAAAATCCGGCTTTTCAAAACGCTCTCCAGCTCTAAAATTTACCTCTAAAACTCTACCAGTAGCAAGATCTTTTAATTTTGTTCTTACAGTAGGTTGATTTTTAGAGACTTTTACATGTTGAAAATCTAAAATTTCATACAATTTACCTTCCCATTCAATCTTTAAGCCTTTTTTAAAATCTGAGGTTGTGTAAGCCATGGTTTACCCCTCCTTTTTTTCTAAAAAAGAAGGAAGAGGTGTAGCCCAGGCTTCTTCATCAAAATATAATTCCTCTAAATCCTTAGGCATAGGTATATTTAGTATTTTTGGTCCCTCAACTACCTCAAATCTTATAAAACAAGATTTATACCAATCCACATTTGGTAAATCCAAATCAAATTCTTTCATGATTCTATAGGTGCGATAAAAATCTTCCCATTGATTTTCCTTTTCTGGATAGGTAGTAAAATCTCTTAAAATATCAGTAATGACGAATCCAGAATCAAGAAGAAATTTTTCAAAATCATACCATTTTCTTAGAGATGCCTCTCTATGAGTAAATCCCATATATCCTGCTGACCCCTTAC
The window above is part of the Thermodesulfobacterium geofontis OPF15 genome. Proteins encoded here:
- a CDS encoding bifunctional nuclease family protein codes for the protein MKIKMVIHGIAMDPLSNSPVMLLKEVDGDRILPIWIGVLEATSIAAKLENIQFPRPLTHDLMKNIFDFLGVKIPKIEIVDLRENTYYAIITLNIEGKTYDIDARPSDAVALALRTGAEIFVNEEVLQKSQLYTETPSTEKEGELVVTTEEEKEKLKEILENLDPKLFKYKM
- a CDS encoding GGDEF domain-containing protein: MSIRKCGKFPLYPLSEIPLEEPVEVICISDFDLSLRLKSIGIQEGTILEVIHQDLSGERMVVKIDESRIALERGILKQILVRPLKSSYEILRDFARFDQLTGLLTRQFAENLLKRELTNPPYCFVLADIDNFKKINDTFGHQAGDQVLKEIAQIIKNCLRKTDFAIRWGGEEFVLFFKNTTIDLGKLITERIRRKIFDHIIYWQDQGLRVTLSFGVCGAPPIRPLEKLIEITDKALYQAKRLGKNLVFSCKE
- a CDS encoding FeoA family protein gives rise to the protein MSGKRNEIVPLGLLREGEVGEIYSLPDLSLEAEFWGGPGGWGGWGHCFRRRRRFCQRISSMGLKPGQIVEVKQNRPGNPMLLKVGETFIALSRRVAMGIKVIKRG
- a CDS encoding DUF2325 domain-containing protein, with the protein product MTVVVLGGHDRFKNQLEQYSKKIGVKLKFINKWCPYAFHTLNSADYIIVITGCVSHELVNLAKIIDKTKCIFCHKKGLCEIKKIIDEIKNSNKISIPIENEMQNKLQEGRCLERETK
- a CDS encoding histidinol phosphate phosphatase domain-containing protein gives rise to the protein MIDFHCHSTFSDGELIPAEIWRRVKVLGYSAIAITDHADHSNFEFIIKSLLKIKNVFQGLKPRLIVGIELTHVPPEFIPELIKDSRKCGAEIVVVHGETIVEPVAEGTNLSAILGGADILAHPGLIKDEEVKLAAEKGVFLEISGRKGHCFTNGHVVSLAKKYGANLIINSDAHSPSDLLTKELALKIGLGAGLTLEEVEKIWEIAKKKFL
- a CDS encoding NifB/NifX family molybdenum-iron cluster-binding protein is translated as MKVAIAALGNSVDAAYARYFATATHYFIYDTETGEVEVMENTARNLPAGRGVTLADTLIKKGVKAVVVELIGPRPFNMLKDAEVKVYPGPKLKVQDVLNAVKAGELASPLTAPTEEPHAGEHGACEEEVK
- a CDS encoding HD-GYP domain-containing protein, with translation MLIRQHFYDFEIEELCCQLERCKTLMITVHQICEVLVNLMENRDPFTKDHSEKVAVFSYMLALELGLPPKVADLIHIGGHLHDVGKFSLPDSILKKPGPLTKEEWQLVKQHPVVGAKCFENIKIFQGKGGVIEMILYHHERWDGKGYPYGLRKREIPLSARIIAVADAFSAMIDRRPYREPLSFDLALEELKKVQALNLTQR
- a CDS encoding FeoA family protein; this translates as MPKLSESKIGQKVKVLSVEGPPLVKQRLKEMGITPGVELQIVRVAPLADPVDVVVRGYHLSIRKKEAELIEVEVLS